One genomic segment of Pristiophorus japonicus isolate sPriJap1 chromosome 8, sPriJap1.hap1, whole genome shotgun sequence includes these proteins:
- the LOC139269192 gene encoding uncharacterized protein encodes MTNIVIQGNNTDNQRSNTATQRSNIVTYRSNTDSQRSNPDTQRSSTDTERGNAVSKWNNAVMHWSNSDSQRSNAVTQMSNPDTQRSNTNNQRSNAVDQRSNTETLMNNAIAKRSNTYIQRSNTDTKSSKTDSQRSNTDIHRSKSLIQRTKTDTRRINTDTQRSNTDTQRINIDIQRSDTDTRRCNNDTERSNTDIGRSNTDTQMSNTDTRRRNTEIQRGEAVTQTSNTVTQMNNTEEQWSTNVTKGNNTRSNTYSQRSNPDTQRSSTDTERSNAVSKRNNAVTHWSNSDSQRSNAVIQMSNPDTQRSNTNTQRSNTVDQRSNTATQMNNAIAKRSNTYIQRSNTDTQSSKTDSQRSNTDIHRSKRLTQRTKPDTQKINTDIQRSNTTIQRSNTVANMRNTGTQRGNT; translated from the exons ATGACTAATATAGTCATCCAGGGGAAcaatactgataaccagaggagtaataccgccacccagaggagtaatattgtcacctacaggagtaataccgacagccaaaggagtaatcccgacacccagaggagtagtaCCGACACTGAGAGGGGCAATGCCGTCAGCAAGTGGAATAATGCTGTCATGCATTGGAGTAATAGCGattcccagaggagtaatgccgtcacccagatgagtaatcccgacacccagaggagcaataccaacaaccagaggagcaatgctgtcgaccagaggagtaataccgaaaccctgaTGAATAATGCCATCGCAAAGAGAagtaatacctacatccagaggagcaatactgacaCCAAGAGCAGCAAGACCGAcagccagagaagtaataccgacatccacaggAGTAAAAGCCTCATCCAGAGGACCAAAACCGACACCCGgaggattaataccgacacccagaggagtaatacagacacacagaggattaatatcgacatccagaggagcGATACCGACACACGAAGGTGCAATAACGACacggagaggagtaataccgacatcggtaggagtaataccgacacccagatgagtaataccgacacccggaggcgtaataccgaaatccagagggGTGAAGCCGTCACCCAGacaagtaatactgtcacccagatgaATAATACCGAAGAGCAGTGGAGCACAAACGTCACGAAGGGGAATAATACT aggagtaatacctacagccagaggagtaatcccgacacccagaggagtagtaCCGACACTGAGAGGAGCAATGCCGTCAGCAAGAGGAATAATGCTGTCACGCATTGGAGTAATAGCGattcccagaggagtaatgccgtcatccagatgagtaatcccgacacccagaggagcaataccaacacccagaggagcaatactgtcgaccagaggagtaataccgcaacCCAGATGAATAATGCCATCGCaaagaggagtaatacctacatccagaggagcaatactgacacccagagcagcaaaaccgacagccagaggagtaataccgacatccacaggAGTAAACGCCTCACCCAGAGGACCAAACCCGACACCCAGAAgattaataccgacatccagagaagtaataccaccatccagaggagcaatactgtcgCCAACATGAGAAATACTGGCACCCAGAGGGGTAATACCtaa